The following is a genomic window from Chryseobacterium ginsenosidimutans.
AAAAAGTATCAACATCCTGAAATTTATTATGATTTTGAATAATTTTCCCCGCAATCTGACCTTCTTCTAAAGGACTTCCTTCCATCGTTGTAATAACTCCTACCGCGTTATCCGGAATCTGAGTCATATCCGTTAATTCAATTTCAAATAATAAAGTATTGATTCTGTAAGAACCCGGAGCAATAATTGCAGTTTGGCGACCTTTTCTTCCTCCGTTTCTTAAAAAAGCTTCGGCATCCTGAAAAGAATCACAATCTACTTTTCGACCGAGAATCCTTCCGGTTTCCAATTGCGTACCGTCTTTTGCCAGTAACAGTCCTATTTTTCCTGTAGGAATAACGATGAAAGGCTGAAAATCAATAGAATATTGCCAGATCCATTTTGCGAAATAAACTCCCGGAGCTAAAGTCTGTGCCTGAAAACCAGCTTCTCCGTTGGTTGCGATAATTCTTCCTTCGGGAAGTTCCTGTTTACCAACCAAGACGAATTTTTTGGTAACCAATCCTATTTTGTCTTGGGGAACAATGATCAATCCAAAGAAAATTCTTAGAATAAATTTGTAAAAAATTGCGCACAAAAGTGCAATTACAGCCGGAATCATCCAGCCATGAAAACCTAATTCCATAGTTTGTTTGTTTTTTGTTTAGATTAAATTTGAAAACAGAGATTATGCTCTATTTTTTCGAAATATGAAAAAACAGAGTACGAATTATTTGATAATTCTTTCGAAAATTAAGAAACTGAAGGTGGAGATGTATTAAAAATCGTGAATATGATTTCTGATACTTTTAATAGAAAAAACTTAAAGTTAATTAGTTTCATTTCAATAGTTAAGGAAAGAGATCCTTATTGTTGTACAAATCTACGCAAGAAAAGTATTTGCTTGATACAAAAAACTAAAATATTTTTCGATTAAAATCATAATCAATTGAAAATCAAAACCATTATTTTCTAAGCAGAACACCTTACATATATAACACCTTGTATTTCACTCAGATAATATTTTATTCAAATTATGAGAACAGATCATTAATTGGCTTTAAATTTGATGAAACAAAGCATCAACAATAAACATTAAAAAAATGATTAAAAAACTTTTATTCGGAACACTTTGTATTGCACAGTTTTCTTTGGTTTATGCCAATGATATTGATAAAAATCCAAATTTAAAATTAAATAAAAGGATTGAAAATTATCAAAAGGTACCAAAAACAGTCATTATTAAAACTAAAAAGTTTAAAATAAGAATAGATAAGCAACCCAACGGAAATTATCTTTATCAATCCTGGGGTGCCAATACAAAAATCACAGCCAAGCCAAGTATGATCATTTCTGACGGAGAACTTATTCCTGACGGAAGCGGAGGAAACTATTATTATGAGTTTAACAATAATAATTACAGCTATAAGGTGTATAGAAATTATCTGACTGACTCTGCAACAAAGCCCCCTTACACATTGATTGTCACTGATATTAACGGGAAAACTATAGTAAAACAAGACGGTAAGGTTGTTAAAAATTAAATTTAAACAAAATCCAATAATAATTCCTAATTTTCATGATTAGGAATTTTTTATTCAATAAAGCAGAATGGAATTTACAGTAAAAGCAAATTTGATAGATGTTGTCGCCAAAGAAACATATCCGGCGGAAATCACCGTTTTAAATAATAAAATTGCCTCGATAACGAGAATTGAAGAAACATTAGGCTCCTGCATTTTACCCGGATTTATCGATTCTCATGTACATATTGAGAGCAGTATGCTTGTTCCGTCAGAATTTGCCCGTATTGCTGTAAAACACGGAACTGTAGGAACCATTTCTGATCCACACGAGATCGCAAACGTTTTGGGAATTCCTGGTGTAGATTATATGATTGAGAATGCTCAGAAAGTTCCGTTTCATTTTCATTTTGGGGCTCCCTCTTGTGTTCCTGCGACAAATTTTGAAACAGCGGGAGCGGTTATTGATTCTGGTGATATTGATAAATTATTAGAAAGAAAAGAAATCGTTTATCTGGCTGAGATGATGAACTTCCCTGGTGTAATCTACAACGATGAAGAAGTTTTAAAGAAAATTGCTTCTGCAAAAAAACATACAAAACCTATTGACGGTCATGCTCCCGGATTAATGGGTGAAGTTATGAACACTTATTTTGATGCCGGAATTACTACAGACCACGAATGTTTTGGCCACACCGAAGCCTTGGAAAAGTTGAAATATGGCGTAAAAATAATGATCAGAGAAGGAAGTGCAGCCAAGAATTTTGATACATTAATTCCATTATTAAAAGATTATCCTGATCAAATCATGTTTTGTTGTGATGATAAACATCCTGATAATTTAATTGAATCCCATATCAACGACCATGTGAAACGTGCACTGAAACTAGACCACAATTTATATGACGTTTTGCGCGCCGCTTCTTATAATGTTGTAAAACATTACAATTTACCTGTCGGATTATTACAAATTGGTGACAATGCAGACTTTATTGAAATTGATAATACAGAAAATTTTAATATTCTTAAAACTTATATCAATGGAAGATTGGTAGCAGAGAACGGAAAGTCATTCATCCAATCTGTGGAAGCTCCGATTGTGAATAATTTTAATTGCAATCTAAAACATCCTTCTGACTTTAAAATTAAAAGTGAAGGCGCAAAAATCCGAGTGATAGAAGCTTTAGACGGACAGCT
Proteins encoded in this region:
- the ade gene encoding adenine deaminase, whose protein sequence is MEFTVKANLIDVVAKETYPAEITVLNNKIASITRIEETLGSCILPGFIDSHVHIESSMLVPSEFARIAVKHGTVGTISDPHEIANVLGIPGVDYMIENAQKVPFHFHFGAPSCVPATNFETAGAVIDSGDIDKLLERKEIVYLAEMMNFPGVIYNDEEVLKKIASAKKHTKPIDGHAPGLMGEVMNTYFDAGITTDHECFGHTEALEKLKYGVKIMIREGSAAKNFDTLIPLLKDYPDQIMFCCDDKHPDNLIESHINDHVKRALKLDHNLYDVLRAASYNVVKHYNLPVGLLQIGDNADFIEIDNTENFNILKTYINGRLVAENGKSFIQSVEAPIVNNFNCNLKHPSDFKIKSEGAKIRVIEALDGQLITHEIQAEALITDGFAESNIKEDILKISVVNRYNNAPVATAFIKNFGLKSGAIASCVAHDCHNIVVVGTNDEDICKAVNAVIKAKGGISLATQTEELVLELPIAGIMTDLPAEEVAELYIKLDRRAKELGSKLRAPYMSLSFMALLVIPELKLSDKGLFNGKSFEFTDVFIN